The proteins below come from a single Halostagnicola larsenii XH-48 genomic window:
- a CDS encoding DUF7535 family protein yields the protein MSTDVSESTGYGPNLEMSTLGYIVAVLIAILLLPLLPVAVVGYVLYRVFTPSDGEPARRGWNRDFGGPGDSS from the coding sequence ATGAGCACTGATGTGTCCGAATCGACGGGTTACGGACCGAACCTCGAAATGTCGACGCTCGGGTATATCGTCGCCGTTCTGATCGCGATTCTGTTGTTGCCGCTTCTTCCGGTAGCCGTCGTCGGCTACGTCCTCTACCGCGTGTTCACCCCGAGCGACGGCGAGCCGGCACGGCGCGGCTGGAATCGTGATTTCGGCGGACCGGGAGACAGTTCCTGA
- a CDS encoding DUF4129 domain-containing protein, producing the protein MSRNDLALRLGAALVAIVAIGLTAATIQSPLETGGTGGSGGGEESTSGSNGQTGVELGAGGEIPQFFQYLVYALLIVIAIALAWYLLFHRRELLRLAAAAIVVCIVLVALAWILAEFGSEWSGEAMNQSGGGGPAQDGGTPGQGEGERTPISIVPLLGVLGVITAIFAGALVLTNRRSDDSGLAADEHGLEDETERHAVGEAAGRAATRIEAADDDAVDNEVYRAWEEMTGLLEVDRPETSTPGEFAEAAIAAGLARHHVEDLTRLFEEVRYGGKETTAEMEDRAVDVLRQIETEYASDEKESMSGPTDGDGR; encoded by the coding sequence GTGTCCCGAAACGACCTCGCCCTCCGACTCGGTGCCGCGCTGGTCGCTATCGTCGCGATCGGATTGACTGCGGCGACGATCCAGTCGCCGCTCGAGACGGGCGGTACGGGTGGATCGGGCGGCGGCGAGGAGAGTACCTCGGGATCTAACGGGCAAACAGGAGTCGAACTCGGAGCCGGTGGGGAGATCCCGCAATTTTTCCAGTACCTCGTCTACGCACTCCTCATCGTCATCGCCATCGCACTGGCCTGGTACTTGCTCTTCCACCGACGAGAGCTCCTTCGTCTGGCTGCTGCCGCGATCGTTGTCTGCATCGTTCTCGTCGCGTTAGCCTGGATACTCGCCGAATTTGGTTCCGAATGGAGCGGCGAGGCCATGAATCAAAGCGGAGGCGGGGGGCCAGCACAAGACGGCGGAACTCCAGGGCAGGGCGAGGGTGAGCGGACGCCGATTTCGATCGTCCCGCTGCTGGGCGTACTCGGCGTCATCACCGCGATATTCGCCGGGGCACTCGTCCTCACGAACCGGCGCTCCGACGACAGCGGACTCGCCGCGGACGAGCACGGACTCGAGGACGAGACCGAACGCCACGCCGTCGGCGAAGCGGCCGGTCGCGCTGCGACGCGAATCGAAGCGGCCGACGACGACGCTGTCGACAACGAGGTCTATCGCGCCTGGGAGGAGATGACCGGGCTCCTCGAGGTCGACCGGCCGGAGACGAGCACGCCCGGCGAGTTCGCCGAGGCGGCGATCGCCGCCGGACTCGCCCGCCATCACGTCGAAGACCTGACCCGCCTGTTCGAGGAGGTCCGCTACGGCGGCAAGGAGACGACGGCCGAAATGGAAGATCGGGCCGTGGACGTACTCCGCCAGATCGAGACCGAGTACGCTAGCGACGAAAAGGAGTCGATGAGCGGACCGACCGACGGTGATGGCCGATGA
- a CDS encoding 30S ribosomal protein S4 — protein MPLGTDTKNYETPNHPYQGERIASEHSLLDRYGLANKEELWRAQSQLRSYRREARDLLAQPADEEAVARRTEEFLGRLTRVGYLDEADELGDVLSLEIEDVLERRLQTLVYRNGLANTPQQARQFIGHGHVVVGDSRHTVPSYVVDIDEEDDIEFDENSPLADELHPERAEEQ, from the coding sequence ATGCCACTCGGAACGGACACCAAAAACTACGAGACCCCGAATCACCCCTACCAGGGCGAACGCATCGCCAGCGAGCACTCACTGCTCGATCGCTACGGCTTGGCGAACAAAGAAGAGCTCTGGCGTGCACAGTCCCAGCTTCGCTCCTACCGGCGCGAGGCTCGTGACCTGCTCGCACAGCCAGCGGACGAAGAAGCCGTCGCGCGCCGAACCGAGGAGTTCCTCGGCCGGCTCACCCGCGTCGGCTATCTCGACGAAGCGGACGAACTCGGCGACGTGCTCTCGCTCGAGATCGAGGACGTCCTCGAGCGTCGTCTCCAGACGCTCGTCTACCGAAACGGACTGGCGAACACGCCACAGCAGGCGCGTCAGTTCATCGGGCACGGCCACGTGGTCGTCGGCGATAGCCGACATACGGTGCCGTCCTACGTCGTCGATATCGACGAGGAAGACGACATCGAGTTCGACGAGAACAGTCCACTCGCGGACGAACTCCACCCGGAACGAGCGGAGGAACAATAA
- a CDS encoding NAD(P)/FAD-dependent oxidoreductase — protein sequence MTDVIVVGGGPAGLSAALFTQKNGLETTVFDTDQTWMHKAHLFNYLGLGSEDGTAFMATARRQVESYGVDLRQGEEVTDVAEGDDGGFTVETEDETFESDYVVLATGANRDLATSLGVAFDGDVVDVDITMETSVDDAYATGAMGRAEEWQAVISAGDGAAAALNILTKEKGEHYHDFDVPADADAAFGGMADDE from the coding sequence ATGACTGACGTTATCGTCGTCGGCGGCGGCCCCGCCGGCTTGAGCGCAGCACTGTTCACACAGAAAAACGGCCTCGAGACGACCGTCTTCGACACCGACCAAACGTGGATGCACAAGGCGCACCTGTTCAACTATCTCGGACTCGGCTCGGAAGACGGAACGGCCTTCATGGCAACGGCTCGCCGTCAGGTCGAGAGCTACGGCGTCGACCTCCGGCAGGGTGAGGAAGTGACTGACGTCGCCGAGGGTGACGACGGCGGGTTCACGGTCGAAACCGAAGACGAGACGTTCGAGTCCGACTACGTCGTTCTCGCGACGGGTGCCAACCGCGATCTCGCAACCTCCCTCGGCGTTGCCTTCGACGGCGACGTCGTCGACGTCGATATTACGATGGAGACGAGCGTCGACGATGCCTACGCAACGGGAGCCATGGGCCGAGCCGAGGAGTGGCAGGCCGTAATCTCCGCAGGCGACGGCGCCGCAGCCGCGTTGAACATCCTCACGAAAGAGAAGGGCGAACACTACCACGATTTCGACGTTCCGGCCGACGCCGACGCAGCCTTCGGTGGAATGGCCGACGACGAATAA
- a CDS encoding adenylyltransferase/cytidyltransferase family protein, producing the protein MANPQTVVAQGTFDILHPGHVHYLEQAATMGEELVVIVARTSNVDHKERPICSARQRRDVVAALEVVDEAILGHEEDIFVPIEEIEPDVIALGHDQHHDDDAIEAELASRGIDCTVERAEPREPGHDGELLSTRLIIDRIIERRA; encoded by the coding sequence ATGGCGAACCCGCAAACGGTGGTTGCACAGGGTACGTTCGACATTCTCCACCCGGGCCACGTTCACTACCTAGAGCAAGCGGCGACGATGGGCGAGGAACTCGTCGTTATCGTTGCTCGGACGAGCAACGTCGATCACAAGGAGCGTCCGATCTGCAGCGCCCGCCAGCGACGCGACGTGGTCGCCGCACTCGAGGTCGTCGACGAGGCGATCCTCGGCCACGAGGAAGACATCTTCGTCCCGATCGAGGAGATCGAACCCGACGTGATCGCCCTCGGCCACGACCAACACCACGACGACGACGCGATCGAAGCCGAACTCGCGAGTCGCGGGATCGACTGTACGGTCGAGCGAGCCGAGCCACGAGAGCCGGGCCACGACGGCGAACTCCTTTCGACCCGGTTGATCATCGACCGAATCATAGAGCGGCGGGCCTGA
- a CDS encoding 30S ribosomal protein S11, translating to MADDDKWGVAHVHASFNNTIMTVTDLTGAETIAKSSGGTAVKQNRDEASPYAAMQMAEAVAEEVKAAGITGLHVRVRGPGGNLQKSPGPGAQATIRALARSGIEIGRIEDVTPIPHDGSRAPKGKGGY from the coding sequence ATGGCAGACGACGACAAATGGGGCGTTGCCCACGTACACGCATCGTTCAATAACACCATCATGACCGTGACCGACCTCACGGGCGCGGAGACGATCGCGAAGTCCTCCGGCGGGACCGCGGTCAAACAAAACCGCGACGAAGCGTCGCCGTACGCCGCCATGCAGATGGCCGAAGCGGTGGCCGAAGAGGTCAAAGCTGCCGGCATCACGGGCCTGCACGTCCGCGTTCGCGGCCCCGGTGGCAACTTGCAGAAGTCACCCGGACCCGGCGCACAGGCAACGATTCGCGCGCTCGCCCGTTCCGGTATCGAGATCGGTCGCATCGAGGACGTCACGCCGATCCCGCACGACGGATCGCGTGCCCCGAAAGGCAAAGGCGGATACTAG
- a CDS encoding DUF58 domain-containing protein has translation MSVRRGWLTLGVITFLGAIAVLSGLGGFNMGRSGLVAVACGLLLGAVSALSRRRGVREQTKTPEPERTYRVPAPGSSLRDAISQFRDATDEYTTQSRRFVDGLRAAVVAVLTRFEGRSVEEATARLETGEWTDDRRAAAFLSKSVDPPSRSLRKRLAATLDRETVFREGIRRAGASIANIGYGDRSAYSVPETLPKYEADVSEKDDYDPRTTTKRVHGTEHARERSTEYWTGVGAVALFAVGIGALAESPAVVLAGVVGVGYAGFARAFDPPVPKVDLERTVSTDSPEPGDEIDVSLTVTNESDRLLPDLRVIDGVPPGLAVVDGSARMGTALRPGESVTLEYTVTARRGTHEFDPALVLARDPSRSAEWEVYVGQETSIVSNPVLRPIAASIPLRATAASFSGRLQTTDGGTGTAFHSVREYRRNDPLNRIDWKRHARTGELATLEFHEERAARVVLLLDTRKVSYLAPSPDERHAVDRSVSAAGRTAATLLENGDTVGLAALGPGESSEEGYSSTQEPCWLAPAAGRHHRVEFEQLLATHSQFASVPPSRGTHWYGQLRTLRRRFSAETQILFFSPLCDQASLEIARKLEAYGYPVTVVSPDPTTDRTTAQQLARVGRRIRRFDLQRAGIPVIDWDAGESIDDVFARMHVGDAR, from the coding sequence ATGAGCGTCCGTAGGGGGTGGCTCACACTCGGTGTGATAACGTTCCTCGGCGCGATAGCCGTCCTGTCCGGACTGGGTGGGTTCAATATGGGACGCAGCGGTCTGGTCGCTGTCGCCTGTGGACTGCTGCTCGGAGCCGTCTCGGCGCTCTCCCGGCGTCGCGGTGTCCGAGAACAGACGAAAACGCCGGAACCGGAACGAACCTATCGCGTCCCCGCGCCGGGATCGTCACTCCGAGACGCAATCAGTCAGTTCCGAGACGCAACGGATGAGTACACCACTCAGAGTCGTCGGTTCGTCGACGGACTCCGAGCCGCGGTCGTTGCAGTGCTCACCCGCTTCGAAGGCCGCTCCGTCGAGGAGGCGACGGCTCGACTCGAGACCGGCGAGTGGACCGACGACCGGCGGGCGGCGGCGTTTCTCTCAAAGTCGGTTGACCCGCCCTCGAGGTCGCTTCGCAAACGACTCGCGGCAACCCTCGATCGCGAGACGGTGTTCCGGGAGGGCATTCGACGGGCTGGAGCGAGCATCGCGAATATCGGATACGGAGACCGTTCGGCCTACTCCGTTCCGGAGACGCTTCCGAAGTACGAGGCAGACGTGTCCGAGAAGGACGACTACGATCCGCGGACGACGACCAAGCGGGTCCACGGGACCGAACACGCCCGCGAGCGATCGACCGAGTACTGGACGGGTGTCGGTGCAGTCGCCCTCTTTGCGGTCGGGATCGGTGCTCTGGCCGAATCCCCTGCAGTCGTCCTCGCGGGCGTCGTCGGCGTCGGATATGCGGGCTTCGCTCGAGCGTTCGATCCGCCCGTCCCCAAGGTCGACCTCGAGCGAACGGTGTCGACGGACTCGCCCGAGCCCGGCGACGAAATCGATGTCAGTCTGACCGTGACCAACGAGAGCGACCGACTGCTCCCCGATCTCAGAGTTATCGACGGCGTGCCGCCGGGACTGGCTGTCGTCGACGGCTCGGCCCGAATGGGCACCGCGTTGCGACCGGGTGAATCGGTGACCCTCGAGTACACCGTCACCGCCCGTCGCGGCACCCACGAGTTCGATCCCGCGCTCGTCCTCGCGCGCGACCCGTCTCGATCGGCCGAATGGGAGGTGTACGTCGGTCAGGAAACGTCGATCGTCTCCAATCCCGTCCTGCGTCCGATCGCCGCTTCGATCCCGCTTCGGGCGACTGCGGCGTCGTTTTCCGGTCGTCTCCAGACGACCGACGGCGGCACCGGAACCGCCTTTCACTCCGTTCGGGAGTACCGACGCAACGACCCGCTCAACCGAATCGACTGGAAGCGCCACGCCCGAACGGGAGAGCTCGCAACCCTCGAGTTCCACGAAGAGCGTGCTGCCCGAGTCGTCCTCCTGCTCGATACCCGAAAGGTGTCATACCTCGCACCGTCGCCCGACGAGCGACACGCCGTCGATCGATCCGTTAGCGCGGCGGGACGAACCGCGGCGACGCTCCTCGAGAACGGGGACACCGTGGGACTCGCGGCGCTCGGTCCAGGGGAGTCGTCAGAAGAGGGGTATTCCTCGACCCAAGAGCCCTGCTGGCTCGCTCCCGCGGCGGGACGTCACCACCGCGTCGAATTCGAGCAGTTGCTCGCGACGCATTCGCAGTTCGCTTCCGTGCCGCCAAGTCGCGGAACACACTGGTACGGCCAGCTTCGAACGCTCCGACGGCGGTTTTCCGCTGAAACGCAGATCCTCTTTTTCTCGCCGCTGTGCGATCAGGCGAGCCTCGAGATCGCCCGAAAACTGGAAGCGTACGGCTATCCGGTAACCGTCGTCTCGCCGGATCCGACGACGGATCGAACCACCGCCCAGCAACTGGCCCGCGTCGGCAGACGGATCAGGCGGTTCGACTTACAGCGCGCGGGTATCCCCGTGATCGACTGGGACGCCGGAGAATCGATCGATGATGTCTTCGCCCGCATGCACGTTGGTGACGCCAGATGA
- the moaA gene encoding GTP 3',8-cyclase MoaA, producing the protein MLTDEFGRDVTGVRVSLTDRCNFDCVYCHNEGLGDTRGPMDPQDDEMTTDDVVRFLEVAEEFDVDAVKFTGGEPMLRQDLEEIIARTPDSMEVSLTTNGTFLPGRAPDLVEAGLERVNVSQDALDPDDFAAVTKSGAYERVLEGVDAALEAGLDPVKLNMVVFEHTAGYVPGMVDHVAENEGLQLQLIEYMPELTGNPEWAIDIERVHEWLAERADEIEHRKMHDRKRYWIAADDASDGASKSSGTGRGMVEIVDPVENPTFCANCHRVRVTHEGYLKGCLNRNDDLKPMGEMSKPEIRDAFHEVVEQRVPYYGEYMVRNEDGHWVVNEKYLEDGPDASAAKN; encoded by the coding sequence ATGCTCACCGACGAGTTCGGACGCGACGTCACGGGGGTTCGCGTTTCACTCACCGATCGGTGTAATTTCGATTGCGTCTACTGTCACAACGAAGGGCTCGGAGACACCCGCGGCCCGATGGACCCACAGGACGACGAGATGACGACCGACGACGTGGTCCGCTTTCTCGAGGTCGCCGAGGAGTTCGACGTAGATGCGGTGAAGTTCACCGGCGGCGAACCGATGCTCCGCCAGGATCTCGAGGAAATTATCGCTCGGACGCCCGATTCGATGGAGGTTTCGCTGACGACGAACGGAACCTTCCTCCCGGGTCGCGCCCCCGACCTCGTCGAGGCGGGTCTCGAACGGGTCAACGTCTCGCAGGACGCGCTCGATCCGGACGACTTCGCCGCGGTCACCAAGAGCGGTGCCTACGAGCGGGTGCTCGAGGGCGTCGACGCCGCGCTCGAGGCCGGCCTCGATCCGGTCAAACTCAACATGGTCGTCTTCGAGCACACGGCGGGATACGTTCCCGGGATGGTCGACCACGTCGCCGAGAACGAGGGACTGCAACTCCAGCTCATCGAGTACATGCCCGAGCTGACTGGCAACCCCGAATGGGCGATCGATATCGAGCGGGTCCACGAGTGGCTCGCAGAACGGGCCGACGAGATCGAACACCGGAAGATGCACGACCGAAAGCGCTACTGGATCGCCGCCGATGACGCGAGTGACGGTGCGTCGAAGTCGTCGGGAACCGGTCGTGGTATGGTCGAAATCGTCGATCCCGTCGAGAACCCGACGTTCTGTGCGAACTGCCACCGGGTACGGGTGACCCACGAGGGCTATCTCAAGGGCTGTCTCAACCGCAACGACGACCTCAAGCCGATGGGGGAGATGTCCAAACCCGAGATTCGCGACGCGTTTCACGAGGTCGTCGAACAGCGGGTCCCCTACTACGGCGAGTACATGGTCCGAAACGAGGACGGTCACTGGGTCGTCAACGAAAAGTACCTCGAGGACGGCCCGGACGCGTCGGCGGCGAAAAACTAG
- a CDS encoding SRPBCC domain-containing protein, giving the protein MISVEAFEEIDAPPAAVWEILLEFDSYPEWNPFVRSIVGHPVKGERLVVTIQPPGARAMTFTPAVIALETNKRFAWRGQIVVPFVFDGYHEFHLEPVDGAQRTRFLQRETFRGALVPVLLDERQIERGFREMNRALKDRAEGRLSIAH; this is encoded by the coding sequence ATGATATCTGTCGAAGCCTTCGAAGAAATCGACGCGCCACCCGCCGCCGTCTGGGAGATCCTTCTCGAGTTCGACAGCTACCCCGAATGGAATCCGTTCGTTCGCTCGATAGTTGGACACCCGGTTAAAGGCGAACGGCTGGTGGTTACGATCCAACCGCCGGGCGCTCGAGCGATGACGTTCACGCCGGCGGTCATCGCTCTCGAGACGAACAAACGGTTTGCGTGGCGGGGACAGATCGTCGTTCCGTTCGTGTTCGACGGCTACCACGAGTTTCATCTCGAGCCCGTCGATGGCGCGCAACGGACGCGGTTTCTCCAGCGCGAGACGTTCCGCGGCGCACTCGTCCCGGTATTGCTGGACGAGCGCCAGATCGAACGCGGCTTTCGGGAGATGAACCGAGCGCTCAAAGATCGCGCAGAAGGACGACTCTCGATCGCGCACTGA
- a CDS encoding Mov34/MPN/PAD-1 family protein → MGLLDALFRSSEILGIAEETLEFALESSSETHPNEYMGFLRGTEASELGLERDGLVITDVLVVPGTETNSVSATVRTNMIPNDVKALGSIHSHPNGVVRPSDADLETFGRGSVHVIIGAPYRRSDWQAFDSKGQPTQLNVIDVELPDAEEFFDFTQADIDEDLQWE, encoded by the coding sequence TGTTTCGCTCGAGCGAGATACTCGGTATCGCCGAGGAAACGCTCGAGTTCGCACTGGAGTCGTCGTCAGAGACGCACCCGAACGAGTACATGGGGTTTCTCCGGGGGACGGAAGCGAGCGAGCTCGGGCTCGAGCGAGACGGACTCGTCATCACCGACGTTCTCGTCGTTCCGGGGACAGAAACCAACAGCGTCAGTGCGACCGTTCGGACGAATATGATTCCGAACGACGTCAAGGCGCTCGGGAGTATCCACTCCCACCCGAACGGCGTCGTTCGACCGAGCGATGCCGACCTCGAGACGTTCGGTCGCGGCAGCGTTCACGTTATCATCGGCGCCCCGTATCGCCGATCGGACTGGCAGGCGTTCGATTCGAAGGGACAACCAACGCAATTGAACGTGATCGACGTCGAACTGCCCGACGCCGAGGAGTTCTTCGATTTCACACAGGCCGACATCGACGAGGATCTGCAATGGGAGTGA
- a CDS encoding helix-turn-helix domain-containing protein, which translates to MSTIAELTVPADEFALRETLESVDDISVEIERVVAHGPNHVIPYVWISGDESSMSGLEELLEEDPSVDEADLLTDLDEEQLYRLSWIDDVTVIVHILTEEKATILQAASEGRWWQFRVLFPERDSLASTYDFATSQGFSLDIQKIHHLDQGREGRYGLTDAQYETLVSALEGGYYEIPRNIDMESLSNDLDISHQALSERLRRAHRSLVEEAVTIGHDEEDASAVEGIEPDATN; encoded by the coding sequence ATGAGTACGATTGCGGAACTAACGGTTCCGGCCGACGAGTTCGCGCTCCGGGAAACGCTCGAGTCGGTCGACGACATTTCCGTCGAAATCGAACGCGTCGTCGCCCACGGTCCGAACCACGTCATACCCTACGTCTGGATCTCCGGCGACGAATCGTCGATGTCGGGTCTCGAGGAACTGCTCGAGGAGGACCCGAGCGTCGACGAGGCCGACCTCCTCACCGACCTCGACGAAGAACAACTGTATCGGCTGAGTTGGATCGACGACGTGACGGTGATCGTTCACATCCTCACCGAAGAGAAGGCGACGATTCTACAGGCCGCAAGCGAGGGCCGGTGGTGGCAGTTTCGCGTGCTCTTTCCCGAACGCGATTCGCTGGCGAGCACCTACGATTTCGCGACGAGTCAGGGGTTCTCGCTTGATATTCAGAAAATACATCATCTCGACCAAGGTCGAGAGGGACGATACGGGCTGACGGATGCGCAGTACGAAACGCTCGTATCGGCGCTCGAGGGCGGGTACTACGAAATCCCGCGAAATATCGACATGGAATCGCTGTCGAACGACCTCGATATCTCCCACCAGGCGCTCTCCGAGCGGCTTCGACGAGCGCATCGGTCGTTGGTCGAGGAGGCGGTCACGATCGGTCACGACGAGGAGGATGCCAGCGCCGTCGAGGGTATCGAACCCGACGCGACGAACTAG
- a CDS encoding 30S ribosomal protein S13, whose amino-acid sequence MSEEEPQEQEEDEDLQYFVRIGQADLDGTKSVERSLSELNGVGRRTARIIADEAEVDRTATFGRLDEDVIDEVVELVENYAEEVPEWLTNRQRDFYTGETTHEIGNDLQLTRQQDINRMKMIDSYKGARHKRGQKVRGQRTKSTGRTEGTIGVNVEEIREEQAEEAAAAEEDDE is encoded by the coding sequence ATGAGCGAGGAAGAACCACAAGAACAAGAAGAGGATGAAGATCTTCAATACTTCGTCCGCATCGGTCAGGCCGACCTCGACGGGACGAAATCCGTCGAACGGTCGCTGTCCGAACTGAACGGTGTCGGTCGACGGACCGCCCGTATCATCGCGGACGAAGCCGAAGTCGACCGGACCGCAACCTTCGGTCGACTGGATGAAGACGTCATCGATGAGGTCGTCGAACTCGTCGAAAACTACGCCGAAGAAGTGCCCGAGTGGCTTACGAATCGCCAGCGGGACTTCTACACCGGCGAAACCACCCACGAGATCGGTAACGACCTCCAGTTGACTCGACAGCAAGATATCAACCGGATGAAGATGATCGACTCCTACAAAGGCGCCCGCCACAAGCGCGGCCAGAAGGTTCGCGGACAGCGAACCAAGTCCACGGGTCGGACCGAAGGGACGATCGGAGTCAACGTCGAAGAGATCCGCGAAGAGCAGGCGGAGGAAGCCGCCGCCGCCGAGGAGGATGACGAATAA
- a CDS encoding DUF7519 family protein, whose product MSDVTRRPTTLSRAAAIGGGIVAVLVSGAGSIYGAGIGVFGLALLSFGLVRGDRNGIDVGALAIFVGVVAGGLQGDSVELTVLATIGTVLAWDLGHDATDLGDQLGREAETTRLEAVHIISSLLIGLVAATIGYGVYVFSAGGQPITGVVLLVLAAAFLVVALGSRRDQSEWTGRSR is encoded by the coding sequence ATGAGCGACGTGACTCGTCGGCCCACGACGCTCTCGAGGGCGGCGGCCATCGGCGGTGGAATCGTCGCTGTTCTCGTCTCGGGTGCGGGATCGATCTATGGGGCCGGAATCGGCGTCTTCGGGCTGGCGCTGCTTTCGTTCGGACTGGTTCGCGGAGACCGCAACGGGATCGACGTCGGCGCGTTAGCTATTTTCGTCGGCGTCGTCGCCGGCGGGTTGCAGGGAGACTCCGTCGAGTTGACTGTGCTCGCGACGATCGGAACCGTTCTCGCGTGGGACCTCGGCCACGACGCGACGGATCTGGGCGATCAACTCGGGCGAGAAGCGGAGACGACACGACTCGAGGCGGTCCACATCATCTCGAGTCTCCTGATCGGGCTCGTCGCGGCGACGATCGGATACGGCGTCTACGTCTTCTCGGCTGGCGGGCAGCCAATCACGGGCGTCGTGCTGTTAGTGCTGGCGGCGGCGTTTCTCGTGGTTGCGCTCGGTTCGCGTCGCGATCAAAGCGAATGGACCGGAAGAAGCCGGTAA
- a CDS encoding DUF6735 family protein: protein MGHRALVAYRRPDHLFDLRYSHWGAANLELADRIDADSPLGSGTVDSDVLADSVALDRVLTNYLDPCTHEALYLVSTDFDIRSYRVCWLEWGDGREQGRGAIVEIGPDTSDRELSIWFRATKTVLADVIEMGALSRRAAQTYLEARVAEDKDGHVYTYRGTDATGEEEYVPTPDQWIDEEEW from the coding sequence ATGGGACATAGAGCGCTCGTCGCCTACCGGCGTCCCGACCACCTCTTTGACCTCCGCTACAGTCACTGGGGTGCGGCCAACCTCGAGTTAGCGGACCGAATCGACGCCGATTCCCCGCTCGGTTCCGGAACCGTTGATTCGGACGTCCTCGCCGACTCGGTCGCGCTCGATCGCGTCCTCACCAATTACCTCGATCCCTGTACGCACGAAGCGCTCTACCTCGTCTCGACCGATTTCGACATCAGGTCCTACCGCGTCTGCTGGCTCGAGTGGGGCGACGGCAGAGAACAGGGACGGGGAGCGATCGTCGAGATAGGGCCCGACACGTCGGACCGAGAGCTGTCTATCTGGTTTCGCGCCACGAAAACCGTCCTCGCGGACGTCATCGAGATGGGTGCCCTCTCGAGACGGGCGGCCCAGACGTATCTCGAGGCGCGAGTCGCCGAAGACAAAGACGGCCACGTATACACGTATCGCGGAACCGATGCGACCGGCGAGGAGGAGTACGTTCCGACACCGGACCAGTGGATCGACGAGGAGGAGTGGTGA